Sequence from the Scyliorhinus torazame isolate Kashiwa2021f chromosome 3, sScyTor2.1, whole genome shotgun sequence genome:
cctgcagcgtatgaggtagacaacgttggccgagtcgcacgagtatgtattgcgtacctggtgggtggtgttctcatgtgtaatagtggtatccatgtcgatgatctggcgcgtcttgcagagattgccatgacagggttgtgtggtgtcgtggtcactgttctgaagactgggtagtttgctgcaaacaatggttcgtttgaggttgcgcggttgtttgaaggcaagtagtgggggtgtggggatgaccttggcaagatgttcatcgtcatcaatgacgtgttgaaggctgtgaagaagatgacgtagtttctccgctccggggaagtactggacgacgaagggtattctgtcggttgtgtcccatgtttgtcttctgaggaggtcggtccggtttttcgctgtggagcgttggaactgtcgatcgaagagtcgagtgccatatcccgttcgtacgagggcatctttcaacgtctgtagatgtctgttacgctcttcctcgtctgagcagatcctgtgtatacggagcgcttgtccatagggatggcttctttaatgtgtttagggtggaagctggagaagtggagcatcatgaggttatccgtgggtttgcggtaaagcgaagtgctgaggtgaccgtccttgatggagacgagtgtgtccaagaatgcaactgatttcgccatctctggatctgtaaagatttaatcacctgctaatgcttgcattcctagcattgtttggcatctttgaatttgtctatatatgtgtttctggaacagacctcttcattcacctgaggaaggagcagcgctctgaaagctagtgacatctctgtattgaaacactgactccaggcatgttgcagccttctctgtaacaaactgtctctctctctctctgtattgaaacactgactccaggcatgttgcagccttctctgtaacaaactgtctctctctctgtctctgtatctctctctgtctgtgtatctctctctgtctctcgctctctgtatctgtctctctctgcctttgtatctctctctctgcctgtctctctctctctctgtctctgtatctctctctctctgtatctctctctctctgtctctgtatctctctctgtctctctctctctgtatctctctgtctgcctctctgtctgtctctctctgtctgtctctctgtctctctctgtctctctctctgtatctctctctcagtatctctctctctgtctctctctctgcctttgtatctctctctctgcctgtctatctctctgtctctctctctgtctctgtctctctctctctgtatctctctctctctgtctctgtatctctctctctctctctgcctgtctctctttctttgtctctctatctctctctctctgcctgtctctctctctctctctctctctttcttgcttccccctggcgggtgtttattctcccacagtcgcatacctgctcttctaatcatacccctttctttccccgtgaataggatactcataatggacattaattcggtccatgtgtatatattaggacctaagaactgattgaATTGTTCCGCCAGTCCTAAGGGGGCTTCCATTAACGTACATAGATATCTTtcttttttgaatgctctgacttctcctgaatttaaaggagaatttacaaatcctacttctccctccccaatagggacttcccgaagggggttcatttttgttattttttgttcctttccctgtcctttcatggatcttaatatcattttactctctccttctttttcagggactttctctgatttgcctttattcatttgttggtcatttggcgagtccttgtcgtttgacttattcttataagggggtggcaaattatctaggacgtcccattgtttaagaggggctgtgggaacgtcttcgccctgtgggattaatggatatattcgggtggcgttcctgctgggaagccaacaactcgcgtaacttacttctttatcggaacagggtcttttatcattgacatatatattcaaaatttggcacacccaatcttcgtccgaaccgtatttcggccaaaagactgagggttcACAGATTGCTTCTTTTGTCCACATGAAGCAACaaaattttatcattgttttcctgtccttattttttttgtacaactctcaaaatcccaattcactaacatccgacccaatggactttctggtgggatattgttagggattttcttatcggcgccgtctccttgtttcgagtttttacttcccattgtaatataatcaactttcacttatttctaagtaaagtgtctagttatgactggtccgtcaaaacaatcacaattttgaaagtacttatatcatcaatccgcccaaacacttatacggatgtctagatataaactccagagtccttatatcatcaatccgcccttaCGGATGTCAAGATACAAACTCAAGTCAACAAGGCAATACTTATAAAGttgtttttcttaccttgctctgtgcacagagttgcctgactttcacttccacggctctgcctgccactataatccgttatGTGCTTCTTCAGAatgtgttcagttgaccgtgggtaaccactcaagacgaagtacgagaccgtttaaataatGGGCCGCGTCTTCTCGCTTCCCCTTGATCAATGAAGATGGTCCCggaacgagcccccaattgtgagaaacaccgctcacttgataataattcagaacttagtcaaattctgaagaagtatttatttcaatcgatgttgcaagaacgggtgccgccagtagcaatagcagacacacagaattcaTACAGCATCACCTGTTATATACAAAAAGAGCAGTTTCCtcatcagtgattccttatttggacttgttatgttcattttgtcttcccccttgcttagtggtttctgttaacttctggtacatccttggaccgtcaattaaaagataagaatgacgccccctgcttgcacctgcgtcctgttattgtacatcctgttccttcccgaaggtcagtcctgtacatagttacaacaacttgcTCACTGTAGTTTACACagaactccacttgacatcttattttcccatcaggccctattgttgacatcttaattgtgaaccagagttatacatgtaaaaacaacataaaatgctcatttctcataccATCAGGCGGATGGAAAAGCTCCAAGTCCACATGTTCGACTAAGAATAGGGGAGTTCTCTCCAGTTTCCAGACCATTATTTATTCCTCAATACACATCACCAGaaacattatctggtcattaccacattactgtttgtgggagcttgctgtgcataaattggctgctatgtttcctacattacaagagtgATAAGAGTCAAAATGTACTCCATTGGCTGTGAAGTACTTTCAGACCACCTGACgtagtgaaaggcgctatataaatgcaggtcatcCTTTTGATGGTTTACACTATAAACGTACACAACTTTAAATCAAAAATCATTTAATCAAAGTGCTGCTTTTAAAATAACATCTGCTACCATCCTCAGACAACGAAAGTGACACCCCCACGTTGCTATGCAGTCGGAAGTCAGGGTGAAATTTGGCTTCCCCCGGGGAGGGGGGTACCACTTTAAGACCTTTAACCGACGGAAGTATTTATGGTTTCCggtaagatggcggcgtccatgtgaAAGGCTGATTGCCGCTGTGTTCAGGATGTGGGCTCAGTGTCGGCCGCTTGTCCTCCTCCGGCCCAGGCCCGGCCTCTGGATCGCCGCCCGTGGCCGCAAGTCCCGCACCGACCCGCCGGCCAAATCCAAGGCCGATTGGCTGCGGGTCCCCACACCGGTCGACCCAGCGGAGCAGCTGGTGATGAAGGAGCGATACCAGCAGCAGGTGGCCATCATCGGGGCCCTCAGgtcagcaccgggggagggggtggtaaaCATCCCCAAATAATGGAGAGAAACATCAATAAGTGGTCTTCTggtttggaaagtggaggggggcaGCTGAGGCAGGTACGAGGACCCAGAGGGAAGGTACGAGGACCCAGAGGGCAGGTACGAGGACCCAGAGGGCAGGCAGGTACGAGGACCTGGAGGGCAGGCAGGAGGAGCCGGAGGGCAGGCAGGAGGACCCTGAGTGTGGGCAGGAGGACCCTGAGTGTGGGCAGGAGGACCCTGAGTGTGGGCAGGAGGACCCTGAGTGTGGGCAGGAGGACCCTGAGTGTGGGCAGGAGGACCCTGAGTGTGGGCAGGAGGACCCTGAGTGTGGGCAGGAGGACCTGGTGGGCAGGCAGGAGGACCCGGCGGGCAGGCAGGTGGATCCGGCGGGCAGGCAGGAGGACGCGGCGGGCAGGCAGGAGGACGCGGCGGGCAGGCAGGAGGACGCGGCGGGCAGGCAGGAGGACGCGGTGGGCAGGCAGGAGGACGCGGCGGGCAGGCACGAGGTCTGGCGGGCAGGCACGAGGTCCCGGTGGGCAGGCACGAGGTCCCGGCGGGCAGGCACGAGGTCCCGGCGGGCAGGCACGAGGTCCCGGCGGGCAGGCACGAGGACCCGGAGGGCAGGCACGAGGACCCGGAGGGCAGGCACGAGGACTCAGACAGCAGGAGTGTCCGTCGCTGCGATTGTCCAACAGCTTTGAGGTtctctcagcttgtttggatgagagtggaggctgcagggtgactgacCGTGGCACCGGGGTACAGGATAAGAATGTAATAATATGGGGCAGTGTAGTGAGGGGGATTGACATTGTTCTGCAGCAAGGAGCCTGAGTCCAGATGGTCTTGTGAACTGCCACCGCGGTGCCAGGCTTTCGGACATCTGTTCAGGGCTGGTGGGGAATTTGCAGTggaagggggaggatccagtggttGTGGCCCTTGTAGGTACAAATGACAAAGGTAGAACGAGGAAAGAGATTCCACACAATGTTTGAGGAGCTCGGCATTAAATTAAGCACGACAACTTCCAAGCTACTATCTTCGAGTTATTACTCGAGCTGCCCaggttccacagggttcagtgctagaacctttgctgttcgtagcatatacaaatgatttggaggaaaatgtaactggtctgattagtaagtttgcggacgacacaaaggttggtgaattacggatagcgatgaggactgtcagaggatacagcaggatttacattgtttggagacttgggcaacgagatggcagatggagtttaatccggacaaatgtgaggtaatgcattttggaaggtctaatacaggtagggaatatacagtgaatggcagaactctCAAAAGTATTGAGTCTGAGCGATCTAGGTttacaggtccgcaggtcactgaaaggggcaacacaggcggagaagatagttaagaaggcatatggcatgcttgccttcattggccggggcattgagtataaaaaaagtcatgttgcagctatatagaactttAGATAGGCCatattggagtatagtgttcaattctggtcgccacactaccagaaggatgtggaggcttgagagagggtgcagaagagatttaccgggatgatgcctggtatggagggcattagctatgatgagaggttgaataaacttggtttgttctcactggaattacagaggttgaggggtgacctgatagaggtctacaatattatgaggggcatagacagagtggatagtcagagactttttcccagggtagaagggtcaattactaggggacataggtttaaggtgcgaggggcaaggtttaaggtgcgaggggcaaggtttagaggagatgtacgaggcaagatttttacacagagggtaatgggtgcctggaactcactgccagaggagatggtggaagcagggacaatagtgacatttaaggggcatcttgacaaatacatgaataggatgggaatagagggatacggattccggaagtgtcgaagattttagtttagacgggcagcatggtcggcgcaggcttggagggccgaagggcctgttcctgtgctgcacttttctttgttctttgctcaaaTTGGCAGAGTGGGCACACAACattagagagatgaatacgtggcttgtaagactggtgtgggagaagtggggttTTGGTTCGTAGGGCACTAGAATCAGTACTGTGGAAAATAGGCGCTGTACTGTTGGGATGACCTATgtctgaactgtgctgggaccagtgttcttgcaaatCGCATAACTAGGCAAATAGAGAGGCCTTTAAACTAAATAAGAGCGGGGGTGGTTCTGGAGAGGGGATATGTAGGCTTGCAAAGCAAAAGGATATAAAGCAGTAAAAGTCAGTTATTTAGATAATGATACctcgggcagcaaggtagcacagtggttaacagcgccagggtcccagattcgattcccggctgggtcactgtcagtgcggaaggctgcacgttctctctgtgtctgcatgggtttcctccgggtgctccgtgtttcttcccactagtcccgaaagacgtgctgtaaggtaatttggacattctgaacaagcgccggcatgtggcgactaggggcttttcacagtaacttcattgctatgtaagcctacttgtgacaataaaaaagattgttattattacccagagtgtgataggaagggacagtgtgtacagacatttaaaaaaatacatcAAATAGGGTCAAAGGGGGAAAAACTGGTAGAAAGGCAAAATTGTGGTAGCTCTTTAATGCACGTGGCATAAAATTAATGAATTAATGGCACAGATTGAGATTAATGGGTATGATCTCATAGTCTTtatcgtaataataatctttattgtcacaagtaggcttacattaacactgcaatgaagttaccgtgaaaaatcaccaccagtcagctctctctcaaaaggggaaagcagtctatggtcctcAGGGGCTATTCACTCCCTCACTAAGAGTGTCAGTTTAGATTTTACACTCGGGTCTCTGGAGTGGGATTATGATTTCCCCCCTGCCATCCTTCTGACTCAAGTGAGGGTGCTACCAACTGCACCACGGTTGGCACAGTTCTTTCTTTATGTCAGGCAACAGGAAACTTGCCATTTAGATTCCTTAGTAGTGGCTTCAGCCCCTGCAACATGGTGACGGGTTTTGAttttgagggtggcacagtggttagcactgctgcctcacagctccagggtttcgggttcaattccaacctcgggtgactgtctgtgtggaatttgtacattctccccgtgtgtgcgtgggtttcctccgggtgcctcagtttcatcccacagtccaaagatgtgaaggttaggtggattggtcatgttaaattgctccttggtgtccaggaAATTGTAGGTtaagttacaaggatagggtgggtagATGGGGGAGCGGACCTGGGTAGACTTGTtttgaagggtcgatgcagactcgatgggttgaatggcctcctgcactgtatgataATTAGGCCAATCGAAAGGCGAGGTGAGTGAAATCTGATTTTTTTTCTCTTCCACCGCTCAACTTGAAGGGCCGAGTTTAAGGAGGAAATGTTACGGAAGCGTTATGAAGAGGAGGTGGGCTCGCTAGCAGCGGAGCGAGCAAAGGTAGAAACTGAAGAACATCAGAAGTTGATGGCTTTCAATAATCTGGAGAATGAAAGACTTCGCAAAATCCGGTGAGTGGCACCTTCTTTAAAACCCAGGCCGAGCATCTTTCTCTATTTATTTCCCTTGTTTCTCTCCTTGTGCCTCTTCTTAATTCATCTTGTGTATGACACCAGTCTCCTCATCTCAACCCAATTTCTATTAAACTACTGATCACTCAACTTCCCCTCCTATGCCCCAAAGTAGCTCGAAAATGGTTCTCCCTCTCACTTCCTGTTATTGTCACCACTCTTctcaaaaaaaaaaatccttgacCACACTGTCTTTGCATATCACTGTTGTAACAAACCCAGTTGATATGGgttaggtttagcacagtgggctaaatggctggcttgcaatgcggaacaatgccagcagcgcgggttcaattcctgtaccggtgtacccgaacaggcatcgcaatgtggtgactaggagcttttcacagtaacttcattgaagcctacttgtgacaataaatggttattattattataactgggcGGGAACATCATCAGAATGGAACCCAGGCTCAAACGATCATAACTTTTACTTGTTTAATAAAACTTGGAGGAACAGCGTCACAGTTTTAAGAATGAGAaatatttgagggcagcacggtagcattgtggatagcccaattgcttcacagctccagggtcccaggttcgattccggcttgggtcactgtctgtgcggagtctgcacatcctccccgtgtgtgcgtgggattcctccgggtgctccggtttcctcccacagtccaaagatgtgcgggttaggtggattggccatgataaattgaccatagtgtccaaaagtgcccttagtgttgggtggggtttctgggttatggggattgggtggaggtgttgaccttgggtagggtgctctttccaagagccggtgcagactcgatgggccgaatggcctccttctgcactgtaaattctatgaaaaacatgaAACGTTGGTTTATGATTCAATACACCTTTACTCCCCCTTAGTTTAACACAAATACatcggttttaggattaacacagattacaaagtacaccgTAATCTACAAACATCTCATTAACACACTCATTAAcatacaagatgactgtggtcaaatatacGCACTCGGTTCTGAAATTAAGTTCGTGTCTGTCcccccagatgatgatcacatgagagtttccaaattccactcccaaaaacaccccTTAAATTCTTCTCTTACAAGTATCCTTttccttagcggtttgcattctgaactctagtccaggttttacaaatgactgaCAACCCAAACTtcagctccacttttaacagtgaatccagtccagaatTTTACAGCACCCCCTTTTCAattcctttgtcttaactgcttttacacaaacttcgAGATCCAgccactactctgtttcctgtctgctaaccgattcttaatccatgctaatatatttccCCCAATCCCTTGTGCTTTAATATTGTACACAAACCTCTTGTGTGTCACAAGCTTACTGAAAatgcaaatacaccacatccactggttcaccctcatCTAttgtactagttacatcctcaaaaaaactccagtagatttgtcaaacatgattacccactcataaatccatgttgactttgtcaaacctgttgatattttctaagtgtcctgttatcacagCCTTTGTATTAGGCTCGAGCATTTTCTGCTACTGATGTTATGCTAACTGATCTGTAATTCTCCGTTTTCCCCCTCTCCAAATGTAACAGCGGGGTTACATTTGTCACCTTCCAATCTTCTGAGActgttccaaaattctgtagattctggaagatgacaaccaacgcaTCCGCTAgttccatggccacctcctttagtacccGGGATGTAGATGTAGATTCATGGGGACCTGcaggctttcagtcccattaatttctccagcatctTTATTTAGGAATACTGATTAATTTCTTTCGATTCCTCCTTCTCATTAGACCCTTGGTTTCTGAACATTTCTGGGAAATTATTTATCGTCTTCCATGAAAAcaactaaagtagttgtttaattgctttgccatttccttgttctctattataGATTCTCCCGTTTCGGACTCTTAAGGGACCTGCATTTGTCGTCACTGATTTTTTAATAtacatagaagcttttacagtccacttTTATGTTACTTGTAAATTTACACTCATACTCTGTTGTTCCCCACTTCATCAATCTCTTGGTCATCATTTGCCGAATTCTGAACTGCTCTCAATTCTTGGGTTTGCTACTTTCTCTAGCAACTTCATATGACTCCCCTTGGGATCTAATACTAACCTTAAATTCTTTTGCAAGCCATAGTTGGGCCAATTTTCTTGATGTGTATTCGCACCAGAAAGGAATGTATAACTGTTTCAATACATGCCTTTGTTCTGTAAATATCAGACATTGTCTAACCCCCATCATGCCTTTTAATGAAGTTCCACAATCTTATCTTGGTAATCTCACACTTCATATATTTGTAACTTCCTTTGTTCAGATTTAGGACGCTAGTTTCAGATCGGACTTCTTCACTTTCCATCCTGATTAAGAATTCtgccatgttatgatcactgttccctaaaGGACCCCGCACAACAAAATTGTTAATTAGCCCCTTTCTCATTACATAATACCGAATTTAGGTATGTTCCCCTCGTTGGTTCCTCGACAAACTGGCCTAAAAAAACCCATCCTGTTCACACTGCAGGAATTCATCCGCTCAGTATTGttgctaatttgattttcccaatccatatgtagattaaagtcacccatgattactgtagcACCGTTGTTACATGCTTCTCTAATGTGTTTACTGCCATCCCTTACCTTACCACTATTGTTTGGAAGCCTATAGACAACTCCCACTAATGCTTTCCACCCCTTGTTGCTTCTTGGCTCCACCCAGGCAGATTTTATGTCTCGGTTTTCTAAGCCATCATCCTTTCTCATTATTGCACTGATTTCCTCCTTAATTATCACGCTACCTGACCTCCTGTCTTTTTTGCCTGACCTCCCTAAATATCAAATGCCCTTCGATATTCatttcccagccttggtcaccctgcagccatatctccCTAATCACAAAGATATCGTATCCGGATATACCAATTTGCGCTGTTAATTTGTCTaccttattgcgaatgctccatggATTTAGATACGGTGACTGTCTTTTTAACATTCTTACACATTGTTTTGTACTATGACCCAATGACTGCTAACCCTCCTTGTTTCTTCTGCATTCCACTTTTGTTTTTTGGTcttttatttctgtctttgtttaccCCTCTTGTGTCTCCCCACTCACgttccaatctccccccccctttACTTTTGTTTAAATTAAGCTCTAGCCCCTGAGAGGATATTGGTCCCGGTCCTGCTGGGGTGCA
This genomic interval carries:
- the mrps26 gene encoding small ribosomal subunit protein mS26 gives rise to the protein MWAQCRPLVLLRPRPGLWIAARGRKSRTDPPAKSKADWLRVPTPVDPAEQLVMKERYQQQVAIIGALRAEFKEEMLRKRYEEEVGSLAAERAKVETEEHQKLMAFNNLENERLRKIREERLQQEAEEEQEQKLEAAIHREKKREEFLKEKELEVLQLQEAVKNFITLENLDERIEEALDNPKNYNFAIDKEGRFMRRTVKQSADRNPPGTAMPSPPE